One part of the Burkholderia latens genome encodes these proteins:
- a CDS encoding 2-keto-4-pentenoate hydratase, which produces MTTTTERVDGAAQHLVAARHAGVPGPLLPDAFRPEGVDTALAIQHRVADLLGETIGGWKCALPPPDRVIVAPIFASTIRAADAPYRVVGGPIVRIEPEIAFVLDRDLPARAQPYDENDVRGAIREVRIVLEVLGCRYAEPARASKFELLADGQFNQGLCVGPAVPDGLNVPLETLALSFDGALNRTIDGRHPDGDPLKPLVWLVNFLASRGDGVRAGQIVTTGSYAGAIEVPLGDALTVRFGELGSLSVTLTA; this is translated from the coding sequence ATGACAACGACTACCGAACGCGTGGACGGCGCCGCCCAGCATCTCGTCGCCGCCCGCCATGCCGGCGTGCCCGGCCCGCTGCTGCCCGACGCCTTTCGTCCGGAGGGCGTCGATACCGCGCTGGCGATCCAGCATCGCGTCGCCGATCTGCTCGGCGAAACCATCGGCGGATGGAAATGCGCGCTGCCGCCGCCCGATCGCGTGATCGTCGCGCCGATCTTCGCGTCGACGATCCGCGCAGCCGATGCGCCGTACCGCGTCGTCGGCGGCCCGATCGTGCGGATCGAGCCGGAAATCGCGTTCGTGCTCGATCGCGACCTGCCCGCCCGTGCACAGCCGTACGACGAGAACGACGTGCGCGGGGCGATCCGCGAAGTGCGCATCGTGCTCGAGGTACTCGGGTGCCGTTATGCGGAGCCCGCGCGCGCGTCGAAGTTCGAACTGCTCGCCGACGGCCAGTTCAACCAGGGGCTGTGCGTGGGCCCCGCCGTGCCGGACGGCCTGAACGTGCCGCTCGAAACGCTCGCGCTGTCGTTCGACGGCGCGCTGAATCGCACGATAGACGGCCGCCATCCGGACGGCGATCCGCTCAAGCCGCTCGTGTGGCTCGTGAATTTCCTCGCATCGCGCGGCGACGGCGTGCGCGCCGGCCAGATCGTGACGACCGGCTCGTATGCGGGCGCGATCGAAGTGCCGCTCGGCGACGCGCTGACGGTGCGCTTCGGCGAACTCGGCAGCCTGTCGGTGACGCTGACGGCCTGA
- a CDS encoding 3-deoxy-D-arabino-heptulosonate 7-phosphate synthase yields MPPTPLPARLAEVLRTVDRRFRLPPLVRASSLTEAANPATVIAIVIEEARRLKADGSTPEPALQQRFVDALARMIGDAMNPQSGDPAFQAAVLRHRAAAVREYASLAAHAEQDRRTLRSAINTIAHPARLERHAQAWQLEPLARLHAAAARASWDDVDATLRHLLAQPEMATATAFEQDIVRLADNPALARLLRADALSTDPDVRRYRTLWARQGPLVGSAPALAQGVTSQQRGAAVEALAAQALRALAAQLDAGDAHSTYRVVTSMRVPAAIPGKHDRAKTEWDAVLLERARGGDPSAAWHVRFLVEAKASADAATTDLPRLLRGLHLLAQADPHTVYAFDAREGAVRLHGASLHALANDDAALEHQVLYCCDASADPAPRLLGAASRMQLLSAPASLDYASALAQHRNPDPHGLDVIWHALLELPSWHAVLHQYESLRQVRALMVGVDDLMAAIEGDVNDSAANDA; encoded by the coding sequence ATGCCGCCGACCCCGTTGCCCGCCCGGCTGGCCGAAGTGCTGCGCACCGTCGACCGCCGCTTCCGGCTGCCGCCGCTCGTGCGTGCGTCGTCGCTGACCGAGGCTGCGAATCCGGCCACCGTCATCGCGATCGTGATCGAGGAGGCGCGCCGGCTGAAGGCCGACGGCAGCACGCCCGAGCCGGCGCTGCAACAGCGTTTCGTCGATGCGCTCGCGCGGATGATCGGCGACGCGATGAACCCGCAATCCGGCGATCCGGCCTTCCAGGCCGCGGTGTTGCGGCATCGCGCGGCGGCCGTGCGCGAATACGCGTCGCTCGCCGCGCATGCCGAGCAGGATCGCCGCACGCTGCGCTCGGCGATCAACACGATCGCGCATCCGGCGAGGCTCGAACGTCACGCGCAGGCGTGGCAGCTGGAACCGCTCGCGCGACTGCATGCGGCGGCCGCGCGCGCGTCGTGGGACGACGTCGACGCAACGCTGCGGCACCTGCTCGCGCAACCGGAGATGGCCACCGCGACCGCGTTCGAACAGGACATCGTCAGGCTCGCGGACAACCCCGCGCTTGCCCGCCTCTTGCGCGCCGACGCGCTATCGACGGATCCGGACGTCCGGCGGTACCGGACGCTGTGGGCGCGCCAGGGGCCGCTCGTCGGGAGTGCGCCGGCGCTCGCGCAAGGCGTCACGTCGCAACAGCGCGGCGCAGCCGTCGAGGCGCTGGCCGCGCAGGCGCTGCGCGCATTGGCCGCACAACTCGATGCGGGCGATGCGCACAGCACGTATCGCGTGGTCACGTCGATGCGTGTGCCCGCGGCGATTCCCGGCAAGCACGATCGCGCGAAAACCGAATGGGATGCGGTGCTGCTCGAGCGCGCGCGCGGCGGCGATCCGTCGGCCGCATGGCACGTGCGGTTTCTCGTCGAGGCGAAGGCGTCGGCGGATGCCGCGACGACCGACCTGCCGCGCCTGCTGCGCGGCCTGCATCTTCTCGCGCAGGCCGATCCGCACACCGTTTATGCGTTCGACGCGCGCGAAGGCGCGGTGCGCCTGCACGGCGCGTCGCTGCACGCGCTGGCGAACGACGACGCGGCACTCGAACACCAAGTGCTGTATTGCTGCGACGCATCGGCCGATCCGGCGCCGCGCCTGCTCGGCGCCGCCAGTCGCATGCAACTGCTGTCCGCGCCGGCGAGCCTCGACTATGCCAGCGCGCTGGCGCAACACCGGAACCCCGACCCGCACGGCCTCGACGTCATCTGGCACGCACTGCTCGAATTGCCGTCCTGGCACGCGGTGCTGCATCAATACGAATCGCTGCGGCAGGTTCGGGCGCTGATGGTTGGCGTCGACGATCTGATGGCTGCGATCGAAGGCGACGTGAACGACAGCGCGGCCAACGACGCGTGA
- a CDS encoding DUF3142 domain-containing protein, which yields MKRAACIAVLLACRVALAGTVDPARYDAFWLWAGVKPQPVLSGARTVYVLQGQIEASPRDESLVRVIAQGVALPPAPHARVWLVYRAHTLRWTPRVTQIMLARLERWRASGRTITGIQIDFDARTRHLQDYVEFLRTLRETLPADCRLSITGLLDWSSRIDTDQVNQVRGIVDEVVVQTYQGRRTIPDYAAYLPRVARLRLPFRIGLIQGGEWDAPPYLAANPWFRGYVVFLRNG from the coding sequence GTGAAGCGCGCCGCCTGTATCGCGGTGCTGCTGGCCTGCCGCGTCGCGCTGGCCGGCACCGTCGATCCGGCGCGGTACGACGCGTTCTGGCTGTGGGCGGGCGTGAAGCCGCAGCCGGTGCTCAGCGGCGCCCGCACCGTCTACGTGCTGCAGGGGCAGATCGAAGCATCGCCGCGCGACGAATCGCTGGTGCGCGTGATCGCGCAGGGCGTCGCGCTGCCGCCTGCGCCGCACGCACGCGTGTGGCTCGTCTATCGTGCACATACGCTGCGCTGGACGCCGCGCGTCACGCAGATCATGCTTGCCCGGCTCGAGCGCTGGCGCGCGTCGGGCCGTACCATCACCGGCATTCAGATCGACTTCGACGCGCGCACGCGTCACCTGCAGGACTACGTGGAATTTCTGCGGACACTGCGGGAAACGCTGCCCGCCGATTGCCGGTTGAGCATTACGGGGCTGCTCGACTGGAGCAGTCGCATCGATACCGACCAGGTCAACCAGGTCCGGGGGATCGTCGATGAAGTCGTCGTGCAGACGTACCAGGGGCGTCGCACGATTCCCGACTATGCGGCTTATCTGCCGCGCGTCGCGCGGCTGCGGCTGCCGTTTCGGATCGGCTTGATCCAGGGCGGCGAATGGGACGCGCCGCCGTACCTCGCGGCAAATCCGTGGTTCCGCGGCTACGTCGTATTCCTGCGCAATGGCTAG
- a CDS encoding alpha/beta fold hydrolase, with protein MPYITTKDNVDIFYKDWGPKDAQPIMFHHGWPLSSDDWDAQLLFFVQKGYRVIAHDRRGHGRSAQVSDGHDMDHYAADAFAVAEALDLRNAVHIGHSTGGGEVARYVARHGEPAGRVAKAVLVSAVPPLMLKTDANPEGLPLEVFDGFRKALADNRAQFFLDVPSGPFYGFNRPGAVVHQGVIQNWWRQGMIGSAKAHYEGIKAFSETDQTEDLRSISVPTLVLHGEDDQIVPIADSALKSVKLLKNGTLKTYPGFSHGMLTVNADVLNADLLAFVQA; from the coding sequence ATGCCGTACATCACCACGAAGGACAACGTCGACATCTTCTACAAGGATTGGGGCCCGAAGGATGCGCAGCCGATCATGTTCCACCATGGCTGGCCGCTGTCCTCCGACGATTGGGATGCGCAGTTGCTGTTCTTCGTTCAGAAAGGCTATCGCGTGATCGCGCACGATCGCCGCGGGCACGGCCGCTCGGCCCAGGTTTCCGACGGTCATGACATGGATCACTACGCGGCCGACGCATTCGCGGTGGCCGAGGCGCTCGACCTGCGCAATGCGGTGCATATCGGTCATTCGACCGGCGGCGGTGAAGTCGCGCGCTACGTGGCCCGTCACGGCGAGCCGGCCGGCCGCGTCGCGAAGGCCGTGCTGGTCAGCGCGGTGCCGCCGCTGATGCTGAAGACCGACGCGAATCCGGAAGGTTTGCCGCTCGAAGTATTCGACGGATTCCGCAAGGCGCTCGCCGACAATCGCGCGCAGTTTTTCCTGGACGTGCCGTCCGGCCCGTTCTACGGTTTCAACCGTCCCGGCGCGGTCGTCCATCAGGGGGTGATCCAGAACTGGTGGCGCCAGGGGATGATCGGCAGCGCGAAGGCGCATTACGAAGGCATCAAGGCGTTCTCGGAAACCGACCAGACCGAAGACCTGCGGTCGATCTCGGTGCCGACGCTCGTGCTGCACGGCGAAGACGACCAGATCGTGCCGATTGCCGATTCGGCGCTGAAGTCGGTCAAGCTGCTGAAGAACGGCACGCTGAAGACGTATCCGGGCTTTTCCCACGGGATGCTGACCGTGAATGCGGATGTGCTGAACGCGGACCTGCTGGCGTTCGTGCAGGCGTGA
- a CDS encoding oxidoreductase, giving the protein MASGNIMLITGVSSGFGRALAEAALAAGHTVVGTVRSETAKEAFEALSPQAAIARVLDVTDFERIDGVVADIEARVGPVDVLVNNAGYGHEGIMEESPLAEMRRQFDVNVFGAVAMMKAVVPFMRERRRGRILNITSMGGHITMPGIAYYCGSKFALEGISETLGKELAPFGIAVTAVAPGSFRTDWAGRSMTRTPRSIADYDAIFDPIRRAREEKSGRQPGDPAKAARAMLAVIDAEHPPAHLLLGSDALRLVREKWAALEDEIRAWEAVTVSTDG; this is encoded by the coding sequence ATGGCATCCGGGAACATCATGCTCATCACCGGCGTCAGCAGCGGTTTTGGCCGTGCGCTCGCCGAGGCGGCGCTGGCCGCCGGTCACACGGTGGTCGGCACCGTGCGAAGCGAAACGGCAAAAGAGGCATTCGAAGCGCTGTCGCCGCAGGCGGCGATCGCGCGCGTGCTCGACGTGACGGACTTCGAGCGCATCGACGGCGTGGTCGCCGACATCGAGGCGCGCGTCGGGCCGGTCGACGTGCTGGTGAACAATGCCGGCTACGGGCACGAAGGGATCATGGAGGAGTCGCCGCTCGCGGAAATGCGCCGGCAGTTCGACGTGAACGTATTCGGCGCCGTCGCGATGATGAAGGCCGTCGTGCCGTTCATGCGCGAACGCCGGCGCGGCCGCATTCTGAACATCACGTCGATGGGCGGCCACATCACGATGCCGGGCATCGCGTATTACTGCGGGAGCAAGTTCGCGCTGGAAGGCATTTCCGAAACGCTCGGCAAGGAGCTCGCGCCGTTCGGCATCGCGGTGACGGCGGTGGCGCCCGGCTCGTTCCGCACCGACTGGGCCGGCCGCTCGATGACGCGCACGCCGCGCTCGATTGCCGATTACGACGCGATCTTCGATCCGATCCGCCGCGCGCGCGAGGAGAAAAGCGGCCGCCAGCCGGGCGACCCGGCCAAGGCTGCACGTGCAATGCTCGCGGTGATCGACGCCGAACATCCGCCCGCGCATCTGTTGCTCGGCAGCGATGCGCTTCGGCTCGTGCGCGAGAAGTGGGCTGCGCTCGAAGACGAAATCCGCGCGTGGGAGGCCGTGACCGTGTCGACGGACGGCTGA
- a CDS encoding AraC family transcriptional regulator produces the protein MSAASASPSPRSPATPARGRKRLLALLHALAPDEGYNLTALPSVRILRSNRPLSRTPVLYDPGIVIVCQGSKRGYFGGECYLYDDDHYLAVSVPVPFSMETDATAERPLLALYLHLDFTLAAELAAQIDRAGIAEPVQAPKSMMSTPMDDAMHATVLRFVEAMHRPLEAAVLGTALLRELYFRVLTGAQGSAMRSALAMRGQFGRIGRSLRLMHAEYARPLDVAQLAAEAGMSVPSFHSHFKAVTQVSPMQYLKSTRLHQARLLMVRQDLTAEAAGHAVGYASPSQFSREFKRLFGLTPAQEAKRMRAQFAIPAAFDDQVFVSSH, from the coding sequence ATGAGTGCCGCTTCTGCCTCGCCGTCACCCCGATCGCCAGCGACGCCCGCGCGCGGCCGCAAGCGCCTGCTCGCGTTGTTGCATGCGCTGGCGCCGGACGAAGGCTATAACCTGACCGCGCTGCCGAGCGTGCGCATCCTGCGCTCGAACCGCCCGCTGTCGCGCACGCCCGTGCTGTACGACCCCGGCATCGTGATCGTGTGCCAGGGATCCAAGCGCGGCTATTTCGGCGGCGAATGCTATCTGTACGACGACGATCACTATCTGGCCGTATCGGTGCCCGTGCCGTTCAGCATGGAAACCGACGCAACGGCAGAGCGCCCGCTGCTCGCGCTGTACCTGCATCTCGATTTCACGCTGGCTGCCGAGCTGGCCGCGCAGATCGACCGCGCGGGAATCGCCGAACCCGTGCAGGCGCCGAAGAGCATGATGTCGACGCCAATGGACGATGCGATGCACGCAACGGTGCTGCGTTTCGTCGAAGCGATGCACCGGCCGCTGGAAGCGGCGGTGCTTGGAACCGCGCTGCTGCGCGAACTGTATTTCCGCGTGCTCACCGGCGCGCAGGGCAGCGCGATGAGAAGCGCGCTCGCGATGCGCGGCCAGTTCGGCCGGATCGGCCGTTCGCTGCGGCTGATGCACGCCGAGTACGCGCGCCCGCTCGATGTCGCGCAGCTGGCCGCTGAAGCCGGCATGAGCGTGCCGAGCTTTCACAGCCACTTCAAGGCGGTCACGCAGGTGTCGCCCATGCAGTACCTGAAGTCGACGCGGCTGCATCAGGCGCGCCTGCTGATGGTGCGTCAGGATCTGACCGCCGAGGCGGCCGGCCACGCGGTCGGCTACGCGAGCCCGTCGCAGTTCAGCCGGGAATTCAAGCGGCTGTTCGGATTGACGCCCGCGCAGGAAGCGAAGCGCATGCGTGCGCAGTTCGCGATTCCTGCGGCGTTCGACGATCAGGTGTTCGTGTCGTCGCATTGA
- a CDS encoding aldose epimerase family protein, whose translation MNRLWPQRPILALGVSATFALGAAAAPATPDVSIGRSDYGTTAAGQRVSQYTLANARGVTLKIITYGGIVTTLEVPDRTGKVADIVLGFDSLRDYEAHNGNIHFGALIGRYANRIAHGRFTLDGNTWTLPVNDPPNTLHGGPASFDAKVWTVTGTHSDGSGSSVTLRYVSADGENGFPGTLTTDVTYTLTRDNLIRIDYRATTDKDTVVNLTNHSYFNLAGHDGGSVERQLIEIAASRFTPTDATSIPTGQLASVTGTPLDLRESTPIGAHLRDAYPQLVLAHGYDQNWVLDQGGQSAPAFAARAYDPASGRFLEVYTTQPGLQFYTSNGLNGSVAGKGGTVYRQTDAFALEAEHFPDSPNHPSFPTTVLKPGQTLHEVTVWKVGAR comes from the coding sequence ATGAACCGACTCTGGCCGCAGCGCCCGATTCTCGCACTTGGTGTATCCGCAACGTTCGCGCTGGGAGCGGCCGCCGCACCGGCGACACCCGACGTATCGATCGGCCGCTCGGATTACGGCACGACCGCGGCCGGGCAACGGGTGAGCCAGTACACGCTGGCCAACGCGCGCGGCGTCACGTTGAAGATCATCACGTACGGCGGCATCGTTACGACGCTCGAAGTGCCGGATCGCACCGGCAAGGTCGCCGACATCGTGCTCGGCTTCGATTCGCTGCGCGACTACGAAGCGCACAACGGCAACATCCATTTCGGCGCGCTGATCGGCCGCTATGCGAACCGCATCGCGCACGGCCGCTTCACGCTCGACGGCAACACATGGACGCTGCCCGTCAACGATCCGCCGAATACGTTGCACGGCGGCCCCGCCAGCTTCGACGCGAAGGTCTGGACGGTGACAGGCACGCACAGCGACGGAAGCGGTTCGAGCGTGACGCTGCGTTACGTGAGCGCGGATGGCGAGAACGGTTTCCCCGGCACGTTGACGACGGACGTGACCTATACGCTGACGCGCGACAACCTGATCCGCATCGACTATCGCGCAACGACGGACAAGGACACGGTCGTCAACCTGACCAATCACAGCTATTTCAATCTGGCCGGGCACGACGGCGGCAGCGTCGAGCGGCAATTGATCGAGATCGCCGCGTCGCGCTTCACGCCGACCGACGCCACGTCGATCCCGACCGGTCAGCTCGCGAGCGTGACGGGCACGCCGCTGGACCTGCGCGAATCGACGCCGATCGGCGCGCATCTGCGCGACGCGTATCCGCAGCTCGTGCTCGCGCACGGTTACGACCAGAACTGGGTGCTCGACCAGGGCGGGCAGTCCGCGCCCGCGTTTGCCGCGCGCGCGTACGACCCGGCGTCGGGCCGGTTCCTCGAGGTATACACGACGCAACCGGGGCTGCAGTTCTATACGTCGAACGGATTGAACGGCAGCGTGGCGGGCAAGGGCGGGACGGTGTACCGGCAGACTGACGCGTTCGCGCTGGAAGCCGAGCACTTTCCGGACTCGCCGAACCATCCGTCGTTCCCGACCACCGTGCTCAAGCCGGGGCAGACGCTGCACGAGGTCACGGTGTGGAAGGTCGGCGCGCGATGA
- a CDS encoding MFS transporter → MNFPDSLQIPAVPHRPLTGSDHRTLALAALGGALEFYDFVIYVFFAAVIGQLFFPPSIPDWLRQLQTFGIFAAGYLARPLGGVVLAHFGDRVGRKRMFTLSVMMMALPTLTMGLLPTYASIGIAAPVLLLLCRLLQGAAVGGEVPGAWVFVSEHVPPRHVGYACGLLTGGLTLGILLGSLIASAINHHYSPAEIGAYAWRLPFVVGGLFGIASAMLRRWLAETPVFEDMKRSRALTREVPLKAVLRDHGRAVLVSMILTWTLTAAIVVVILMTPTLVAKRFHIAPALALQANTAATFCLTIGCVVAGSIAGRFGTGRTIFVGCLLLGASYWLMASQLAVDPALLLPLYALCGFCVGAVAAIPVAMVRAFPAAVRFSGISFSYNVAYAVFGGVTPVFVSILLKSYPHAPELYVGVLCIAGALAGFALRPAR, encoded by the coding sequence ATGAACTTCCCAGACTCGCTCCAGATTCCGGCCGTACCCCACCGCCCGCTGACCGGCAGCGATCACCGAACGCTCGCGCTCGCCGCGCTCGGTGGCGCGCTCGAGTTTTACGATTTCGTGATTTACGTGTTTTTCGCCGCCGTCATCGGTCAATTGTTCTTTCCGCCATCGATTCCCGACTGGCTGCGCCAGTTGCAGACCTTCGGCATTTTCGCGGCGGGGTATCTGGCTCGCCCGCTCGGCGGCGTGGTGCTCGCGCATTTCGGCGATCGCGTCGGCCGCAAGCGCATGTTCACGCTGAGCGTGATGATGATGGCCCTGCCGACATTGACGATGGGGCTGCTGCCGACCTACGCGTCGATCGGGATCGCGGCGCCCGTGCTGCTGCTGCTGTGCCGGCTGTTGCAAGGCGCGGCGGTCGGCGGCGAGGTGCCGGGCGCGTGGGTGTTCGTGTCCGAACATGTGCCGCCGCGCCATGTCGGCTACGCGTGCGGGCTGCTGACCGGCGGCCTGACGCTCGGCATCCTGCTCGGCTCGCTGATCGCATCGGCGATCAATCATCATTACTCGCCCGCCGAGATCGGCGCGTATGCGTGGCGGCTGCCTTTCGTCGTCGGCGGCCTGTTCGGCATTGCGTCCGCGATGCTGCGGCGCTGGCTCGCCGAAACACCGGTATTCGAGGACATGAAGCGCAGCCGGGCGCTGACCCGCGAAGTGCCGTTGAAAGCGGTACTGCGCGATCACGGGCGCGCCGTGCTGGTATCGATGATACTCACGTGGACGCTGACCGCCGCGATCGTCGTCGTGATCCTGATGACCCCCACGCTCGTCGCGAAGCGATTTCACATTGCACCGGCGCTCGCGCTGCAGGCCAATACCGCTGCGACGTTCTGCCTGACCATCGGATGCGTCGTCGCCGGCTCGATCGCGGGACGGTTCGGTACGGGCCGCACGATCTTCGTCGGTTGTCTGTTGCTCGGCGCATCGTACTGGCTGATGGCGTCTCAACTCGCCGTCGATCCGGCGCTGCTGTTGCCGCTTTACGCGCTATGCGGCTTCTGCGTCGGGGCGGTGGCGGCGATTCCGGTCGCGATGGTCCGCGCGTTTCCGGCGGCGGTGCGCTTCTCGGGTATCTCGTTCTCGTACAACGTCGCGTATGCCGTGTTCGGCGGCGTCACGCCGGTGTTCGTGTCGATACTGCTCAAATCGTATCCGCACGCGCCTGAACTGTACGTGGGCGTGCTGTGCATCGCGGGTGCGCTGGCGGGCTTCGCGCTGCGTCCTGCGAGGTAA
- a CDS encoding ketopantoate reductase family protein, whose translation MRFAVLGAGAVGCYFGGMLALHGHDVVFIGRPVHVGAIRDHGLRIQTRTFDKFVPADASTDIGAARSADVVFVCVKSGDTADAARALSRVLAPNALVISLQNGVDNAALLRAEIASPVICAAVYVASEMAGPGHLLHHGRGDLAMEASASSESLAQVLRTSGIPTRIADDVRATLWYKFVLNCAYNAISAIVQLPLGEMSHRDALRETMRAAVAECIAVAAAEGVHFADGPAAIVEQIEATIPPGQYSSTAQDLARGRRGEIDYLNGAVVRRGRAAGIDTPVNRTLHLLVKMLEAKTAAHA comes from the coding sequence ATGCGCTTTGCGGTTCTTGGCGCCGGCGCGGTCGGCTGCTACTTCGGCGGCATGCTGGCGCTGCACGGTCATGACGTCGTTTTCATCGGCCGTCCGGTGCACGTCGGCGCGATCCGCGATCATGGACTGCGGATCCAGACACGCACGTTCGACAAGTTCGTGCCGGCCGACGCGTCGACCGACATCGGCGCCGCGAGATCGGCCGACGTGGTGTTCGTCTGCGTGAAGTCCGGCGATACCGCCGACGCAGCGCGCGCATTGAGCCGCGTGCTGGCGCCGAACGCGCTCGTGATCAGTTTGCAGAATGGCGTCGACAACGCGGCGCTGCTGCGTGCCGAGATCGCAAGCCCGGTCATTTGCGCAGCCGTTTATGTCGCAAGCGAAATGGCAGGCCCCGGGCACCTGCTGCACCATGGCCGCGGCGATCTCGCGATGGAGGCGTCAGCGTCGAGCGAATCGCTGGCGCAGGTGCTGCGGACGTCGGGCATTCCAACCCGGATTGCCGACGACGTGCGCGCGACCCTTTGGTACAAGTTCGTCCTCAATTGTGCGTACAACGCGATTTCGGCCATCGTGCAGTTGCCGTTGGGCGAGATGTCGCATCGCGATGCGCTGCGTGAAACGATGCGTGCGGCTGTCGCCGAATGCATCGCCGTCGCCGCAGCCGAAGGCGTCCATTTCGCCGACGGGCCGGCCGCGATCGTCGAGCAGATCGAAGCCACCATTCCGCCGGGCCAGTATTCGTCGACGGCCCAGGATCTGGCGCGCGGCAGGCGCGGCGAGATCGATTACCTGAACGGCGCGGTCGTTCGGCGCGGCCGGGCGGCGGGCATCGACACGCCGGTCAATCGGACGCTCCATCTGCTCGTGAAGATGCTGGAAGCAAAGACCGCCGCGCATGCGTGA